From candidate division TA06 bacterium:
GCGAGAGAATATGCGGTTGATCCTGTGGGGGTGGAGACTATGAGCCCGTCCCCGGAAAAGCTTGCAACGTACTCCTCGCCCACGTATGCAACCATGTCCACAATTCTACGCGAGCTACCCATCCCCACGACAATGTCGTTGAGCGCCGTCAACGCAGTCCCATCGGGCAGTTCCGCTTCAAGAACCATTCTCTCCTCTATTCTGTATTTACCCTGCAGGACCGATCTGAGTGCCTCTTCCATGAGATCCTCACCCACTCCAGTCAGAAAGCCAAGACCACCGATATTTATTCCAAGTATCGGGACACCGCTGTTTCCAACAAGCCGGGCGGCACGCAGAAGTGTCCCGTCCCCTCCCATGGCTACCAGAAGGTCTACCCCGGTTGCAAACGTACTCGCCTGGGCAACCTTAGATTTCGCCTTCAGAATCGTGGCGGCAGAGTCTTCTGCAACAAATTCCACGCCTTCCTTCTTCAGGATTTCTGCAAGGCTTCCCAGCACCGAGCCAGCATGAGGCTTTGCAGTGTTAATGATTATGCCTACAGTCTTCATCTTCTCTCACCTTCTCTCTTAAACCCTGTCACAAATCTGGAGATTCCACGCAAGTCACAGCCGACCTCGACTCTGGAAAAAGACAAATTGGTCAGCATTTCTTTCACGTGTTCTGCCTGGCCATCTCCCACCTCGAGGGCAATCAGACCTCCACATTTGAGAAGAGATGACGCTTCCTCTAAGATCGGCCAGTACATCTTCAGACCATCCACACCTCCATCCAGGGCAGCCGCGGGTTCATGGTCTCTCACACCGTGAGGAAGGACTTCCATCTCCCCTTCCCTTACGTAGGGAGGGTTTGCAACCAGGCAATCAAGCTTCCCCTCGAGATTCAGAGGCTTCAGCACTTGAGCCAGGTCGCCCCTGAAAAAGGTCACCCTGTCAGAAACACCAAGCCTCGCAGCGTTCAATCTTGCCGAATCCACAGCTTCTGGTGAGCTGTCAGTCCCATAGCAGATGAGGTCTTTGCGGAAACTTGCGAGGGCCAGGGCTATTGCTCCGCACCCCGTGCAGATATCTGCCACCACGAGAGGTGACGGCCTCTTCAAGAAATTAAGAACATTCTCGCACAGCGTTTCAGTTTCTGGCCTGGGAATGAAGACCCCTCTCGGAACAACAAGTTTGAGCCCCATGAATTCAACATTGCCCACTACATAGGTTAGTGGTACGCCCTGTCTACACCTTTCTACCATATCGAAGTAATCCTTGTATTGGACACTGTCGAGCGCAATGTTTTCTTGAAGATATATTTCGGGGATTCTGATACCCAGGACTTCTGACAGGATTACCTCTGCGGCACGTCGGGGGGATTCCACAGCAGAACCCTCAAGAGATTGCCAAGCGTTCCTCAGCGCATCAACAGCTGGAATATTTCTATTCACCCTTGAGCATATTCTCCATTTGAGATAAGGCGAGCTTATCTATCAGTTGGTCAAGCTCGCCTTCCAATATACGGTCCAGGTTGTGCAGACTGACGCCTATCCTGTGGTCAGTGACCCTCTTCTGAGGGAAGTTATAGGTCCTGACCTTTTCACTCCTTTCACCTCTCCCCACCTGTTTTCTTCTGTCTTCGGCGATTTTTTCTTCCTGTTCCTTTCGCTCCCTGTCCAGAAGCCTCGCCTTCAGTACCTTCATCCCCTTAACCTTGTTTTTGTGCTGAGATCTCTCATCCTGACATGATACCACAATGCCCGTGGGCATGTGGGTGATCCGCACTGCGGAATCAGTAACGTTCACATATTGACCACCTGGACCACTTGCGCGGTAAACATCTATCCTGAGGTCCTTGGGGTCTATTTCAACCTCGACGTCCTCAGCTTCGGGAAGGACAGCAACAGTCGCAGTTGATGTGTGAATCCGTCCGCCAGATTCTGTTACAGGCACGCGCTGCACTCTGTGAACTCCGCTCTCGAACTTGAACCTGCCGAATGCACGTTTCCCCTCAATCAGGAATATGACTTCCTTATACCCGCCAATGCCAGTGGAATGTGAACTGAGCTGGTCCGTCTTCCATCCCTTTTTTTCCGCGTATCTGGAATACATTCTGTAAAGGTCGGAAACGAAAAGAGCTGCCTCTTCTCCTCCTGCTCCTGCTCTTATTTCTACAATTGCTCTTCGTTCATCATTCGGGTCTTCGGCCACAAGCATCAACTTTAGTCTGTTAAGAGACTTTTCTCTCGAAGTTT
This genomic window contains:
- the prfA gene encoding peptide chain release factor 1 — translated: MEPDPKVIERLESIVSRLDELERLLSDPGVTSDQKEFVRLSKEMGRVRPVVEEYNKYKQISDRVSEDKGIVKAGQDDELVEAAKLELVDLETSREKSLNRLKLMLVAEDPNDERRAIVEIRAGAGGEEAALFVSDLYRMYSRYAEKKGWKTDQLSSHSTGIGGYKEVIFLIEGKRAFGRFKFESGVHRVQRVPVTESGGRIHTSTATVAVLPEAEDVEVEIDPKDLRIDVYRASGPGGQYVNVTDSAVRITHMPTGIVVSCQDERSQHKNKVKGMKVLKARLLDRERKEQEEKIAEDRRKQVGRGERSEKVRTYNFPQKRVTDHRIGVSLHNLDRILEGELDQLIDKLALSQMENMLKGE
- a CDS encoding NAD(+)/NADH kinase, with translation MKTVGIIINTAKPHAGSVLGSLAEILKKEGVEFVAEDSAATILKAKSKVAQASTFATGVDLLVAMGGDGTLLRAARLVGNSGVPILGINIGGLGFLTGVGEDLMEEALRSVLQGKYRIEERMVLEAELPDGTALTALNDIVVGMGSSRRIVDMVAYVGEEYVASFSGDGLIVSTPTGSTAYSLAAGGPIVYPTFDSIIITPICPHALGLRPMVLSPQVTFAVQIESGDASIVADGQEVREIASKDKVSIHRAGHRLKLLRPLTASFYKILREKLKWGGWRE
- the prmC gene encoding peptide chain release factor N(5)-glutamine methyltransferase, translated to MSSPYLKWRICSRVNRNIPAVDALRNAWQSLEGSAVESPRRAAEVILSEVLGIRIPEIYLQENIALDSVQYKDYFDMVERCRQGVPLTYVVGNVEFMGLKLVVPRGVFIPRPETETLCENVLNFLKRPSPLVVADICTGCGAIALALASFRKDLICYGTDSSPEAVDSARLNAARLGVSDRVTFFRGDLAQVLKPLNLEGKLDCLVANPPYVREGEMEVLPHGVRDHEPAAALDGGVDGLKMYWPILEEASSLLKCGGLIALEVGDGQAEHVKEMLTNLSFSRVEVGCDLRGISRFVTGFKREGERR